Proteins co-encoded in one Azotosporobacter soli genomic window:
- a CDS encoding helix-turn-helix domain-containing protein, protein MNDLTPIIGENLAQLRRQKGFSLDRLAELSGVSKAMIGQIERGESNPTVNTLWKIAAGLHVSFGKLINTEKPESELVRLKELEPLKNDNEGLTLYLLFSFDQEKRFEIFSAILAPGTIHEGNPHEIGAEEYLLITEGVLEVTVGMKTNRLSAGDALRFCADSPHIYHNPTNNVTRFQNIIYYA, encoded by the coding sequence TGACGCCGATCATTGGCGAAAATCTGGCGCAACTGCGCCGTCAGAAAGGTTTTAGTTTGGATCGATTGGCGGAACTTTCCGGGGTCAGCAAAGCGATGATCGGTCAGATCGAGCGCGGCGAATCGAACCCGACGGTCAATACGCTCTGGAAGATTGCCGCAGGGCTGCATGTTTCGTTCGGCAAGCTGATCAACACGGAAAAACCGGAGTCGGAACTGGTTCGCCTAAAGGAACTGGAACCGCTGAAGAATGACAATGAAGGCCTGACGCTTTATCTGCTCTTTTCCTTCGACCAGGAAAAACGCTTTGAGATCTTTTCGGCGATATTAGCGCCCGGAACCATTCACGAAGGCAATCCGCACGAAATTGGTGCGGAAGAATATCTGCTCATCACCGAAGGCGTGCTTGAAGTGACAGTCGGTATGAAAACGAACCGCCTGAGTGCCGGTGATGCGCTGCGCTTTTGCGCCGATTCACCGCATATCTATCACAACCCGACCAACAACGTAACGCGTTTTCAAAACATCATTTATTACGCCTAG